One Planctomycetaceae bacterium genomic region harbors:
- the ppk1 gene encoding polyphosphate kinase 1 codes for MTANDHEHFLNRELSWLEFNQRVLDEASDPTVPLLEKLRFLAITASNLDEFFMVRIGSLRTAVRRGSVGVDPGGMTAAEQLDAASKRIAEMVADQYAVFLNEIEPQLADVGIRRRHVTELNQQQSDFVKQVFEEQILPVLAPIAIHDPEQFPLLAGRTLNVAVQLAPKEPEEDFRYAVIPFGRSNLRFITLPSDGAFEYVLAADVIAMMIHRFFPGEQIISTVPFRITRNADLSVREEDGTDLLAEMEDVLDERKDSFCVRLELSDAVTTPLLGFLKKLLKLQNRDVYVLPGPTGLSDFMRLAELNGYEQYCYPKWTPRSSPDIDPDTSMFDIIRASDVLLYHPYESFAPIVRLISEAAEDPDVLAIKQTLYRTSRNSPIVAALKRAAENGKNVVVIVELKARFDEARNIEWARQLEYAGVQVIYGVRALKTHAKACVIVRREPQGFQRYIHFGTGNYNEITAGFYTDVSYLTCNEELGSDVISWFNAVTGYSQIQHFQQLESAPIGLREKLLEMIEVETQRAENGDDARIVAKLNSLVDPELIRALYRASQAGVDVQLNVRGICCLRPGVPGLSEHIRVTSIIDRFLEHARIFYFYHGGDRRVFISSADLMPRNLDRRVELLVPILNDDCKRQAIRILETCFKDNVKARRLNADGSYSMSAARQDSVVQSQLEFQRLAREAEENAFESKRMTFIPAEPN; via the coding sequence ATGACCGCCAACGATCACGAACACTTCCTGAACCGCGAACTCAGTTGGCTGGAGTTCAACCAGCGCGTGCTGGATGAAGCCTCCGATCCGACGGTGCCGCTGCTGGAAAAGCTGCGGTTTCTCGCGATCACGGCGTCCAATCTGGACGAATTCTTCATGGTCCGCATCGGCAGCCTGCGCACGGCGGTGCGGCGAGGCAGCGTCGGTGTGGACCCGGGAGGCATGACGGCGGCCGAACAACTGGACGCCGCCAGCAAGCGCATCGCGGAAATGGTCGCCGACCAGTATGCCGTGTTTCTGAATGAAATTGAGCCGCAACTGGCGGATGTCGGCATCCGGCGGCGACACGTCACGGAACTCAACCAGCAGCAGTCGGACTTCGTCAAACAGGTGTTCGAAGAACAAATCCTGCCCGTGCTGGCTCCGATTGCGATTCACGATCCGGAACAGTTCCCGCTGCTGGCCGGCCGCACATTGAACGTCGCCGTCCAACTGGCGCCGAAGGAACCGGAAGAAGACTTTCGGTACGCCGTCATTCCGTTCGGCCGTTCCAACCTGAGATTCATCACGCTGCCGTCCGATGGCGCGTTTGAATATGTCCTTGCCGCGGACGTCATCGCGATGATGATTCACCGCTTCTTTCCCGGCGAACAGATCATCTCGACGGTGCCCTTCCGGATCACCCGCAACGCCGACCTCAGCGTGCGGGAAGAAGACGGCACCGACCTGCTGGCCGAAATGGAAGATGTGCTGGACGAACGCAAGGACAGTTTCTGCGTCCGGCTGGAACTGTCCGATGCCGTCACGACGCCGCTGCTGGGATTTCTGAAAAAGCTGCTGAAGCTGCAAAACCGCGACGTCTACGTGCTGCCGGGACCGACCGGGCTGAGCGACTTCATGCGACTTGCCGAACTGAATGGCTACGAACAGTACTGCTATCCGAAGTGGACGCCGCGCAGTTCTCCGGACATCGACCCGGACACGTCCATGTTCGACATCATTCGAGCCAGCGACGTGCTGCTGTATCACCCGTACGAATCCTTCGCACCGATCGTGCGGCTGATTTCCGAGGCCGCCGAAGACCCGGATGTCCTGGCCATCAAACAGACTCTGTATCGCACCAGTCGCAACAGTCCGATCGTGGCCGCGCTGAAACGAGCCGCCGAAAACGGCAAGAACGTTGTCGTGATTGTCGAACTGAAAGCCCGCTTTGATGAAGCTCGCAACATCGAATGGGCCAGACAACTGGAATACGCGGGAGTCCAGGTGATCTATGGCGTGCGGGCTCTGAAGACTCACGCCAAAGCCTGCGTCATCGTCCGCCGGGAACCGCAGGGGTTTCAGCGATACATCCACTTCGGCACCGGCAATTACAACGAAATCACCGCCGGCTTCTATACCGACGTCAGCTACCTGACCTGCAACGAAGAACTCGGCAGCGACGTGATCTCCTGGTTCAACGCCGTGACCGGGTATTCCCAGATTCAGCACTTTCAGCAACTGGAATCCGCTCCCATCGGACTGCGGGAAAAGCTGCTGGAAATGATTGAAGTGGAAACTCAGCGAGCCGAAAACGGCGACGACGCACGAATCGTGGCCAAACTGAATTCGCTGGTCGACCCGGAACTGATCCGAGCGCTGTATCGGGCTTCTCAGGCCGGAGTCGACGTCCAGCTTAACGTTCGCGGCATCTGCTGCCTGCGACCCGGCGTTCCGGGACTCAGCGAACACATCCGGGTGACCAGCATCATCGACCGGTTTCTGGAACATGCCCGAATCTTCTACTTCTACCACGGCGGGGATCGGCGAGTCTTCATTTCCAGCGCCGACCTGATGCCCCGCAATCTCGACCGCCGCGTGGAATTGCTGGTCCCGATCCTGAATGACGACTGCAAGCGGCAGGCGATCCGGATTCTGGAGACCTGCTTCAAAGACAACGTCAAGGCCCGCCGGCTGAACGCGGACGGCAGCTACAGCATGTCCGCCGCCAGGCAGGATTCCGTCGTCCAGAGCCAGTT